From a region of the Coffea arabica cultivar ET-39 chromosome 3e, Coffea Arabica ET-39 HiFi, whole genome shotgun sequence genome:
- the LOC113737009 gene encoding uncharacterized protein — protein MKNGESTYEPPRGRGKNKCFWTPEEVKALVEALKELSYDPLWKNDGGFKQNYMFEVHNIISSKIPNFTKKVDPHVESKVKWLKSKFYAISKMLRQSGCKWNAAEKMISCERQWYDNWVKTHKEAKGLWNMKFPYLRDLEVVYGDDIVKAEEIEGFEDADQNMETALIEANVMDFSDEGNEEANSVTQDKEANTTSTSTLRKQKRQTSPISKESKKVKSSVAPSLVPEQFEMMTGKFEVLLDHLATIATTMAKEDQRAQLAADRSNRVVEELLKLGLPTGDLFGAANILCAESSKLSVFFQLSPKMRRQYVNYLLYPTSSLSGSSN, from the exons ATGAAGAATGGTGAGTCCACTTATGAACCACCGCGTGGGCGTGGCAAGAATAAATGCTTTTGGACTCCTGAAGAGGTAAAAGCATTAGTTGAAGCACTAAAAGAGTTGTCATATGATCCTTTATGGAAAAATGATGGTGGATTTAAGCAAAACTATATGTTTGAGGTGCACAATATTATTTCAAGTAAGATTCCAAATTTCACGAAGAAAGTTGATCCGCATGTTGAGTCAAAAGTGAAGTGGTTGAAGAGCAAATTTTATGCAATTAGTAAGATGTTAAGACAAAGTGGTTGCAAATGGAATGCTGCTGAGAAGATGATCAGCTGTGAGAGACAGTGGTATGACAATTGGGTTAAG ACGCATAAAGAGGCAAAGGGGCTCTGGAATATGAAGTTTCCATACTTGCGTGATCTTGAAGTGGTATATGGAGATGATATAGTGAAAGCggaagaaattgaaggcttTGAAGATGCTGACCAAAACATGGAGACAGCATTAATAGAGGCTAATGTTATGGATTTCAGTGATGAAGGTAATGAGGAGGCAAATTCAGTTACCCAAGACAAAGAAGCAAACACAACTAGCACTAGTACTTTAAGGAAGCAGAAGAGACAAACATCTCCTATAAGTAAGGAATCCAAGAAAGTGAAGTCATCAGTAGCACCGTCACTGGTTCCAGAACAATTTGAGATGATGACAGGAAAATTTGAAGTGCTGTTGGATCACTTGGCTACAATAGCAACAACAATGGCTAAGGAGGACCAGCGTGCACAATTAGCAGCAGATAGAAGTAATCGGGTGGTGGAAGAGCTTTTGAAACTTGGCTTACCTACTGGAGATCTTTTTGGTGCAGCTAATATTCTCTGTGCAGAATCTTCCAAGCTTAGTGTGTTCTTTCAACTTTCTCCTAAAATGAGGAGGCAATACGTGAACTATCTTCTGTATCCTACCTCTAGTCTTTCTGGTTCTAGTAACTAG